The Aliiroseovarius pelagivivens genome contains a region encoding:
- the urtD gene encoding urea ABC transporter ATP-binding protein UrtD yields the protein MSRLLEVSGVSVSFDGFKAINNLSFAIGDAEMRAIIGPNGAGKTTFMDIVTGKTRPDEGRVTWGERNISLLGMSEARIAREGVGRKFQKPTVFEDQTVKENLLMALQANRSPFTVMFYRASARDLARVDELAEEIGLSDALSRKSGELSHGQKQWLEIGMLLAQEPRLLLVDEPAAGMTPAEREHTTEILVEAAKTRAVVVVEHDMEFVRRLNCRVTVLHEGSVLAEGSLDHVTANQQVIDVYLGR from the coding sequence ATGAGCCGTCTTCTTGAAGTCTCGGGCGTGTCGGTCAGCTTCGACGGGTTCAAAGCGATCAACAATCTTAGCTTTGCCATCGGTGACGCGGAAATGCGTGCCATCATCGGGCCGAACGGCGCGGGCAAGACCACCTTCATGGACATCGTCACTGGTAAAACGCGACCGGACGAAGGGCGCGTGACCTGGGGCGAGCGTAATATCTCGCTTCTGGGAATGTCCGAAGCCCGGATTGCCCGCGAAGGGGTAGGGCGCAAGTTTCAGAAACCGACTGTGTTCGAGGATCAGACCGTGAAGGAAAACCTGCTGATGGCGCTTCAGGCCAATCGCAGCCCCTTCACCGTAATGTTCTATCGCGCAAGCGCTCGGGATCTGGCCCGCGTCGATGAACTGGCCGAGGAAATCGGCCTTTCAGATGCGTTGAGCCGAAAATCGGGAGAGCTGAGCCACGGACAGAAGCAATGGCTGGAGATCGGGATGCTACTGGCGCAAGAGCCGCGCTTGTTGCTGGTCGATGAACCGGCCGCAGGTATGACGCCTGCAGAGCGCGAGCATACGACTGAAATTCTGGTTGAAGCGGCCAAGACCCGGGCTGTGGTCGTGGTGGAGCATGACATGGAGTTCGTGCGCCGTCTGAACTGCCGCGTCACTGTGCTGCATGAAGGGTCGGTGCTGGCCGAAGGCAGTTTGGATCACGTGACCGCGAACCAGCAGGTCATCGACGTTTATCTGGGGCGCTAA
- a CDS encoding urease subunit gamma gives MNLTPREKDKLLVALAAEVARKRLARGVKLNHPEAIALITDAVVEGARDGRSVADMMEEGAHVVTRDQCMEGIPEMIHDVQVEATFPDGTKLVTVHNPIR, from the coding sequence ATGAACCTGACCCCCCGAGAAAAAGACAAGCTACTGGTTGCGCTGGCAGCCGAGGTCGCCCGCAAACGGTTGGCGCGCGGCGTTAAGCTGAACCATCCCGAGGCAATCGCCCTGATCACCGACGCCGTGGTCGAAGGGGCCCGCGATGGCCGCTCGGTCGCCGACATGATGGAGGAAGGCGCCCATGTGGTCACCCGCGACCAATGCATGGAAGGCATCCCCGAGATGATCCACGACGTTCAGGTCGAGGCGACCTTTCCCGACGGCACCAAGCTGGTGACCGTTCACAACCCAATCCGTTGA
- a CDS encoding urease accessory protein UreD, with product MRPAITLSTPISTPTAKPVQPRAIGRVSLSVKPGPRGSVLDGLRQSGSLRCLFPRPKSDVLEAVVVNTAGGITGGDSFQISAEVALGCSLTLTTQASERAYRAQPTEFGRMRTDLQVAPGACLNWVPQETIVFDRSALDRKLSVNLAHGAKALVVEPIVFGRQAMGEELKDLRLRDRIELRRDDQPLFLDATRFDGHMAAHLDRPHIANGARAMAFLAYVAPDAQGQIDPLRAMLPDHAGATVIGDDLLVCRILATDSHKLRQSLIPILNRLTHNQLPRCWMI from the coding sequence ATGAGGCCCGCTATAACCCTGTCCACACCTATATCCACCCCGACGGCCAAGCCGGTTCAACCGCGCGCAATTGGTCGTGTGTCCCTGTCGGTCAAGCCGGGACCACGCGGGTCCGTCTTGGACGGTCTGCGCCAGTCAGGGTCTCTGCGCTGCCTGTTCCCGCGCCCCAAATCTGATGTGTTAGAGGCCGTCGTCGTAAACACAGCGGGCGGAATCACCGGCGGTGACAGCTTCCAGATCTCAGCTGAAGTTGCACTGGGATGCAGTCTGACGCTGACCACCCAAGCCTCGGAACGGGCCTATCGCGCCCAGCCGACAGAATTCGGGCGGATGCGGACGGATCTGCAGGTCGCGCCCGGCGCATGTCTCAATTGGGTCCCGCAAGAGACCATCGTGTTTGACCGCAGTGCTCTGGATCGCAAGCTCTCGGTCAATCTGGCCCATGGCGCGAAGGCACTTGTTGTCGAGCCGATCGTGTTCGGTCGCCAGGCAATGGGTGAAGAGCTGAAAGACCTGCGCCTGCGTGATCGCATCGAGCTCCGGCGCGATGACCAGCCCTTGTTTCTGGATGCCACCCGATTTGACGGGCATATGGCCGCGCATCTGGATCGCCCTCATATCGCAAATGGCGCGCGCGCGATGGCTTTCTTGGCCTATGTCGCGCCCGACGCGCAGGGGCAGATCGATCCTTTGCGCGCAATGCTGCCTGACCACGCCGGCGCAACCGTGATCGGGGACGACCTTCTAGTGTGCCGTATCCTTGCCACCGACAGCCACAAGCTGCGGCAAAGTCTGATCCCGATCCTAAACCGCCTGACACACAACCAACTGCCCAGATGCTGGATGATCTAA
- a CDS encoding urease subunit beta, producing the protein MIPGELFPAEGALTLNANRSSITLMVANTGDRPVQVGSHYHFAEANPALDFDRQAARGHRLDIAAGTAVRFEPGQRREVQLVPMAGDRRVFGFNQQIMGDL; encoded by the coding sequence ATGATCCCCGGCGAACTTTTCCCTGCCGAGGGCGCATTAACCCTGAACGCCAATCGATCTTCGATCACCCTGATGGTGGCCAACACAGGCGACCGCCCAGTGCAGGTCGGCTCGCATTATCACTTCGCCGAAGCAAACCCCGCGCTGGACTTTGATCGACAGGCGGCGCGCGGCCATCGTTTGGACATCGCCGCCGGCACCGCAGTTCGCTTCGAGCCGGGCCAACGGCGCGAAGTGCAACTTGTTCCAATGGCCGGAGATCGCCGCGTCTTCGGCTTCAACCAACAGATCATGGGAGATCTGTAA
- the urtC gene encoding urea ABC transporter permease subunit UrtC, protein MPNTFLTRTPSNIIFLIVLAVFALGVTVLAEGSGIGFISTSFVKTLGKTLCLALVAVAMDLVWGYTGILSLGHFAFFGLGGYMIGMWLMYARTHGIVVSSMADAPIPPTENEIVDAIGNQIFGVVGSSEFPLVWAFADSFAIQIVLVVAVPGLLALVFGWLAFRSRVTGVYLSILTQAMTLALALYLFQNDSGLRGNNGLSGLQNLPGLDHVPQAQISIWFFWASAVALALGYVFAAWLVSGKFGSVMRGIRDNEARVRFLGYSVEGYKLFVFTATAMIAGVAGALYYPQAGIINPAEIAPIASIYLAVWVAIGGRGRLYGAAIGAVFVSLVSSWFTGGQAPDLNLGFYTLKWVDWWLIVLGFSFVLVTLFAPKGVGGLVDLWTDRKSPDRHGADLGPDAGALREQEASQ, encoded by the coding sequence ATGCCGAATACCTTTCTGACACGCACCCCCTCGAACATCATCTTCCTGATCGTGCTTGCCGTGTTCGCGCTGGGCGTGACCGTTCTGGCCGAGGGCTCGGGTATCGGGTTCATCTCGACCAGTTTCGTGAAAACTCTGGGCAAGACACTGTGCCTTGCGCTTGTCGCCGTGGCGATGGATCTGGTCTGGGGTTACACCGGCATCCTGTCCCTGGGGCACTTCGCGTTCTTCGGGCTGGGGGGCTATATGATTGGCATGTGGCTGATGTATGCCCGCACGCATGGGATCGTCGTCAGCTCGATGGCCGATGCGCCAATCCCACCCACCGAGAACGAGATCGTCGATGCCATCGGCAACCAGATCTTTGGCGTGGTCGGGTCCAGCGAGTTTCCTTTGGTTTGGGCCTTTGCCGACAGCTTCGCGATCCAGATTGTTCTGGTGGTCGCCGTGCCCGGATTGCTTGCACTTGTCTTCGGATGGCTCGCTTTCCGGTCGCGCGTGACCGGCGTCTATCTGTCGATCCTGACCCAAGCGATGACCTTGGCGCTGGCGCTGTATCTGTTCCAGAACGACAGTGGGCTGCGGGGCAATAACGGCTTGTCCGGGCTGCAGAACCTTCCGGGACTGGATCATGTGCCGCAAGCCCAGATCTCGATCTGGTTCTTCTGGGCCTCGGCCGTGGCACTGGCGCTGGGCTATGTGTTCGCGGCGTGGCTGGTCTCGGGCAAGTTCGGATCGGTCATGCGCGGCATCCGGGACAACGAAGCGCGAGTGCGCTTTCTGGGCTACTCGGTCGAAGGATATAAGCTGTTCGTCTTCACGGCCACCGCGATGATCGCAGGCGTGGCCGGCGCGCTCTACTATCCGCAAGCGGGTATCATCAATCCCGCCGAGATCGCACCCATCGCATCCATCTATCTGGCCGTTTGGGTCGCCATTGGCGGGCGCGGGCGGCTTTATGGAGCTGCCATCGGCGCGGTGTTTGTCAGCCTTGTGTCTTCGTGGTTCACGGGTGGACAGGCGCCTGATCTGAACCTTGGATTTTATACGCTGAAATGGGTCGATTGGTGGCTGATCGTACTGGGATTCAGCTTCGTGCTTGTGACGCTCTTTGCGCCAAAGGGGGTCGGAGGACTGGTCGATCTGTGGACGGATCGCAAAAGCCCCGACCGTCACGGGGCCGATCTGGGCCCCGATGCTGGTGCACTACGAGAACAGGAGGCCAGCCAATGA
- the urtB gene encoding urea ABC transporter permease subunit UrtB, with translation MKRPLLAGLLVLLTTLSAWAQSTPVQDILQQHSDLIVKSSRKTIEPAIQSVAASGLPQAQDVMQAWQAKKMWMRTSDGLFFRADKLDATTYRLFDFDTGAVVGDSPKSDLKQIKPNSGVRALIATALVRFQLMDPDPVLRAEALSAIERAPDGKLLEPLRASIDSERDMVLQARKIRIERLLTIAYDQDEPTRIAAINEVSDDLGLDVRATLNPLVTTKLTAFAGDIPDTVNVARIIEPGQDALSLDVAYGLLVAEGMAPAQVMRDDIRAALLEHSNGTRVGGMPVAQLDTDAARSRAYTALINAGLVPPLVSDTDVATSLAAHRFAEIYDEPSAAITTAAQDALDRITTRVAAGQAIDLTLDALSLASIYFLAAIGLAITFGVMGVINMAHGEFIMMGAYTGYVVQQMVPNHTVSILLAVPLAFAVTFVAGVAMERLVIRWLYNRPLETLLATFGISIALQQLAKNIFGTQARPLTAPGWLDGAWVLNDVVSISYIRIAIFVLALIFLGVFLFIMRRTRLGLETRAVTQNRSMAASMGINPERVNMLTFGLGSGIAGIAGVAIGLFAKVTSELGSDYIVQSFMTVVVGGVGNIWGTLAGATMIGFFQKGVEWLNPSNTLAAQTYMIVFIIIFIQFRPRGIIALKGRAAGD, from the coding sequence ATGAAACGTCCCCTCCTAGCTGGGCTTCTGGTCCTGCTGACCACTCTGTCCGCCTGGGCGCAGAGCACACCGGTGCAGGATATCCTGCAGCAGCACAGTGACTTGATCGTGAAAAGCTCGCGCAAGACGATTGAGCCCGCGATCCAAAGCGTCGCCGCCAGTGGCCTTCCACAAGCACAAGATGTGATGCAGGCCTGGCAGGCAAAGAAGATGTGGATGCGCACCTCTGACGGGCTGTTCTTTCGCGCAGATAAGCTGGATGCAACGACATATCGTCTGTTCGATTTCGATACGGGGGCCGTGGTTGGGGACAGTCCGAAATCGGACCTGAAACAGATCAAACCCAACAGTGGTGTCCGCGCATTGATCGCAACTGCGCTGGTGCGGTTCCAGCTGATGGATCCGGACCCGGTGCTGCGCGCCGAGGCATTGTCGGCCATTGAGCGTGCGCCAGACGGAAAGCTTCTGGAGCCCTTGCGTGCCTCGATCGACAGCGAGAGAGATATGGTCTTGCAAGCCCGAAAGATCAGGATCGAAAGACTTCTGACGATTGCCTATGACCAAGATGAACCGACCCGGATTGCCGCAATTAACGAAGTGTCAGACGACCTTGGCCTTGATGTGCGCGCGACCCTGAACCCGCTGGTCACTACAAAGCTGACAGCCTTTGCCGGGGATATCCCGGACACTGTGAATGTCGCACGCATAATAGAGCCAGGACAGGATGCCTTGTCTCTGGACGTCGCCTATGGGCTGCTGGTCGCGGAGGGTATGGCCCCTGCGCAGGTAATGCGGGATGACATCCGCGCCGCCCTGTTAGAACACAGTAATGGCACCCGCGTCGGAGGCATGCCGGTCGCACAGTTGGATACTGATGCTGCCCGGTCCCGCGCGTATACGGCCTTGATTAACGCCGGTCTTGTTCCGCCATTGGTCAGTGACACCGATGTTGCGACAAGCCTTGCCGCCCATAGATTTGCCGAGATCTATGACGAACCCTCTGCCGCGATCACCACCGCGGCCCAGGACGCTCTGGATCGCATCACCACACGGGTCGCTGCGGGTCAGGCCATTGATCTGACACTAGACGCGCTGTCGCTTGCCTCGATCTATTTTCTGGCTGCAATCGGCCTTGCGATCACCTTCGGCGTGATGGGGGTCATCAACATGGCCCATGGCGAGTTTATCATGATGGGCGCTTACACGGGCTACGTTGTGCAGCAAATGGTTCCGAACCACACCGTGTCAATCCTGCTGGCCGTGCCTTTGGCATTCGCCGTGACCTTCGTGGCCGGTGTCGCGATGGAGCGCCTTGTCATTCGATGGCTTTATAACCGCCCGCTGGAAACGCTGCTGGCGACCTTCGGCATCTCGATTGCGCTGCAACAGTTGGCCAAGAACATTTTTGGGACACAGGCCCGTCCGCTGACCGCGCCGGGTTGGCTGGATGGGGCATGGGTGCTGAACGACGTGGTGTCGATCAGCTATATCCGTATCGCGATCTTCGTTCTGGCGCTGATCTTCCTTGGCGTTTTCCTGTTCATCATGCGCCGCACGCGCTTGGGTCTGGAAACCCGCGCCGTGACGCAGAACCGGTCGATGGCGGCCTCGATGGGAATCAACCCGGAACGCGTGAATATGCTGACCTTCGGCCTTGGATCGGGCATTGCAGGTATTGCAGGCGTGGCTATCGGCTTGTTCGCCAAGGTCACCTCGGAACTGGGCAGCGACTATATTGTGCAAAGCTTCATGACGGTTGTTGTCGGCGGGGTCGGCAATATCTGGGGCACGCTGGCCGGGGCCACAATGATCGGCTTCTTTCAGAAAGGGGTCGAGTGGTTGAATCCCTCGAACACGCTGGCCGCTCAGACCTACATGATCGTCTTTATCATCATCTTCATCCAGTTCCGCCCACGGGGCATCATCGCCCTTAAGGGCCGCGCGGCGGGGGACTAA
- a CDS encoding ABC transporter ATP-binding protein: MYPMIKIEGVRHAYQTPTGPLPVLDGLEMSLDEGGFVAVVGPSGCGKSTLTRLVSGLMKPDEGRVMLHGEVVAGPRSTVGMAFQNPVLLEWRSILQNVMLPLEIVSNSLSKSDRVERARYLLSLVGLEGFEDKRPSELSGGMRQRASLCRALVHKPEVLILDEPFGALDAFTREDLWQTMHKVKEQEPFTGVLITHDLREAIFLANQVIVLSGRPARTQYVLDVPDTGPRDLEHLYTPEAAEMLATLRHQIEIAQGRASLDQEVA, translated from the coding sequence ATGTATCCCATGATCAAGATTGAAGGTGTGCGCCACGCCTATCAGACACCCACGGGGCCATTGCCGGTGCTCGACGGGTTAGAGATGTCGCTGGACGAAGGCGGGTTTGTTGCCGTGGTCGGCCCGTCAGGTTGCGGCAAGTCCACACTGACCCGGTTGGTGTCAGGCCTTATGAAACCCGACGAAGGCCGCGTGATGCTGCATGGCGAGGTCGTGGCCGGACCACGGTCCACCGTGGGCATGGCGTTTCAGAACCCGGTCCTGTTGGAATGGCGCTCGATCCTGCAAAACGTGATGCTACCACTGGAGATCGTGTCGAATTCGCTGTCGAAATCTGACCGGGTCGAACGCGCGCGCTATCTGTTGTCCTTGGTCGGCCTTGAGGGGTTCGAGGACAAGCGCCCCTCGGAACTGTCTGGCGGGATGCGGCAGCGGGCTTCGTTGTGTCGGGCGCTTGTGCACAAGCCCGAGGTGCTGATCTTGGACGAACCCTTCGGGGCACTTGATGCGTTCACGCGCGAGGATCTGTGGCAGACCATGCACAAGGTCAAGGAACAAGAGCCCTTCACCGGGGTGTTGATTACCCACGACCTGCGCGAGGCGATATTCCTTGCCAATCAGGTCATCGTGCTGTCGGGGCGGCCCGCGCGCACGCAATACGTCCTTGATGTACCAGATACCGGCCCGCGGGATCTGGAACATCTTTACACACCCGAAGCCGCCGAGATGCTGGCCACCTTGCGCCACCAGATCGAGATCGCGCAAGGTCGCGCATCATTGGATCAGGAGGTCGCGTGA
- the urtA gene encoding urea ABC transporter substrate-binding protein, which translates to MTILRTTLTTTAAVAAMTVAAQAADCPVKVGVLHSLSGTMAISETTLKDTMLMLIEQQNAKGGVLGCEIEPVVVDPASDWPLFAEKARELLTVHDVDVIFGNWTSVSRKSVLPVIEELNGLLFYPVQYEGEESSKNVFYTGAAPNQQAIPATDYFLEELGVEKFALLGTDYVYPRTTNNILESYLQDKGIAADDIFVNYTPFGHSDWSKIVSDVVALGADGKKVGVISTINGDANIGFYKELAAAGISADDIPVVAFSVGEEELSGLDTSNLVGHLAAWNYFQSAESDANTEWVAAWKARMGEERVTNDPMEAHFIGFNMWVNAAEAAGTTDVDAVRGAMYGQEFPNLTGGTAVMLPNHHLAKPVLIGEILEDGQFDIISQTEEVPGDAWTDFLPESAVLKSDWKELGCGMYNTETASCVQMNSNY; encoded by the coding sequence ATGACTATTCTGAGAACCACACTGACGACCACTGCCGCAGTTGCCGCGATGACCGTTGCGGCCCAAGCCGCCGACTGCCCGGTCAAGGTCGGAGTTTTGCATTCGCTGTCGGGCACGATGGCAATTTCGGAAACGACGCTGAAAGACACGATGCTGATGCTGATCGAGCAGCAGAACGCCAAGGGTGGCGTGCTGGGGTGCGAGATCGAGCCGGTCGTCGTAGACCCCGCCTCGGACTGGCCGCTGTTTGCCGAAAAGGCGCGTGAGCTTCTGACCGTGCATGATGTCGACGTGATCTTTGGCAACTGGACATCGGTGTCGCGCAAATCCGTGCTGCCAGTGATCGAAGAGCTGAATGGCCTGCTGTTCTACCCGGTTCAGTACGAGGGCGAGGAAAGTTCGAAAAACGTGTTCTACACCGGTGCAGCTCCGAACCAGCAGGCTATCCCTGCAACCGACTATTTCCTGGAGGAACTGGGGGTCGAGAAATTTGCTCTGCTTGGCACAGACTATGTCTACCCCAGGACCACCAACAATATTCTAGAAAGCTATCTGCAGGATAAGGGCATTGCTGCTGACGATATCTTCGTCAATTACACCCCGTTTGGCCATTCCGACTGGTCGAAGATTGTGTCCGATGTGGTTGCATTGGGCGCGGACGGAAAGAAAGTCGGCGTAATCAGTACTATCAACGGCGATGCCAACATCGGCTTCTATAAAGAATTGGCCGCGGCCGGCATCTCGGCGGATGACATCCCGGTCGTCGCGTTCTCGGTCGGCGAGGAAGAGCTATCGGGTCTGGATACCTCAAACCTGGTCGGCCACCTGGCCGCGTGGAACTATTTCCAATCCGCTGAAAGTGACGCCAACACCGAATGGGTCGCCGCATGGAAGGCGCGCATGGGCGAAGAACGTGTCACCAACGATCCTATGGAAGCACACTTTATCGGCTTTAACATGTGGGTGAATGCGGCCGAAGCCGCTGGCACCACAGATGTGGATGCTGTGCGCGGCGCCATGTACGGGCAGGAATTCCCGAACTTGACCGGCGGCACTGCTGTCATGCTACCCAACCACCATCTGGCTAAACCGGTTCTGATTGGCGAAATCCTGGAAGATGGTCAGTTTGACATCATCAGCCAGACCGAAGAAGTGCCGGGCGATGCCTGGACCGACTTCCTGCCTGAATCCGCCGTTCTCAAGTCCGATTGGAAAGAGCTTGGCTGCGGGATGTACAACACCGAGACCGCAAGCTGCGTTCAGATGAACTCGAACTATTGA
- the urtE gene encoding urea ABC transporter ATP-binding subunit UrtE, which produces MLNIEDFTLHYGHSQILHGVSLDAQAGAVTCVMGTNGVGKTSLIRAICGMHARSGGRMVLDGEDLPPMSAHALAKKGVAVVPQGREIFPLLTVRENLETGFSCLPAADHRIPDEVFDLFPILKDFLDRRGGDLSGGQQQQLAIARAIITRPKLLLLDEPTEGIQPNIIQQIGDVIRLLRGKGDMAIVLVEQYFDFAYDLADSIVVLRRGEVVFSGRKSDTSRAELLPQVSV; this is translated from the coding sequence ATGTTGAATATCGAAGATTTCACTCTGCACTATGGCCATTCGCAAATTCTGCACGGCGTGTCCTTGGACGCACAGGCCGGGGCCGTTACCTGTGTCATGGGCACGAACGGCGTGGGGAAGACCAGTCTGATCCGCGCGATCTGCGGGATGCATGCCCGGTCTGGGGGGCGCATGGTTCTGGACGGGGAAGACCTGCCGCCAATGTCTGCCCACGCTCTGGCCAAGAAGGGTGTCGCCGTGGTGCCGCAGGGGCGCGAAATCTTTCCGCTTCTAACCGTGCGGGAGAACCTCGAAACCGGGTTTTCGTGCCTGCCCGCCGCTGATCATCGCATCCCGGACGAGGTGTTCGACCTGTTCCCGATCCTCAAGGATTTTCTGGACCGGCGCGGCGGCGATCTGTCCGGCGGGCAACAGCAGCAACTGGCCATCGCGCGGGCAATCATCACCCGTCCGAAGCTTCTGTTGCTGGATGAACCGACCGAAGGCATCCAGCCCAATATCATCCAGCAGATCGGCGATGTCATTCGCCTGTTGCGGGGCAAAGGGGACATGGCGATCGTGCTGGTCGAACAGTATTTCGATTTTGCCTATGACCTTGCTGACAGCATCGTCGTGCTGCGTCGCGGAGAGGTCGTATTCTCGGGCCGCAAATCCGACACGAGCCGGGCGGAACTGTTGCCGCAAGTGTCCGTCTAA
- a CDS encoding ABC transporter substrate-binding protein: MGRVWTPISDAQQWAKPYVKSQEINVFLRTVAAIGASLVLSATAQAETPLPFALDWKFEGPAAPYFVAIDKGYFADADLSVEITAGSGSLDAIPKVATGAFPVGFADINSLIKFLDQNPGAPVTAVMMVYDKPPFAVIGRKSLGVEAPADLAGKVLGAPPPDGAWAQFPIFAAENGLDMDAITVEPVGFPTREPMLAGGNVAAITGFSFSSFLNLVRLDVPEDDISTILMADYGVDLYGNAVIVNTEYAAAHPDEIKGFLGAIAKGWMDAIADPAGAITSLIERNPAADPALEQRRLQLAIDANVVTDYTMANGMGGVDSARFASALDQIATTYEFQSAPEAALYFTDAYLPEGGFPLQ; the protein is encoded by the coding sequence ATGGGGCGCGTCTGGACCCCGATCTCGGATGCTCAACAATGGGCAAAACCCTATGTGAAATCACAGGAGATCAATGTGTTTCTAAGAACTGTTGCTGCCATCGGTGCAAGCCTTGTCCTCAGCGCCACGGCTCAAGCCGAGACGCCCCTTCCGTTTGCGTTGGATTGGAAATTCGAAGGTCCGGCTGCCCCCTATTTCGTCGCGATCGACAAAGGCTATTTTGCTGACGCTGACCTGTCGGTCGAAATCACTGCCGGATCCGGGTCGCTGGATGCGATCCCAAAGGTGGCAACGGGTGCGTTTCCGGTTGGTTTTGCGGATATCAACAGCCTGATCAAGTTTCTTGATCAGAACCCCGGCGCGCCGGTGACCGCTGTGATGATGGTCTATGACAAGCCGCCCTTTGCCGTGATCGGCCGGAAGTCATTGGGCGTCGAAGCGCCTGCGGACCTCGCGGGCAAAGTGCTGGGCGCTCCTCCCCCCGATGGGGCTTGGGCACAATTTCCTATCTTTGCGGCTGAAAACGGTCTGGATATGGATGCGATCACGGTCGAGCCCGTGGGCTTCCCGACCCGCGAACCCATGCTGGCAGGAGGCAACGTGGCCGCGATCACCGGATTCAGTTTCTCGTCTTTCCTGAACCTTGTCCGTCTGGACGTGCCCGAGGACGACATCTCGACCATCCTGATGGCGGACTACGGCGTAGACCTTTATGGTAATGCGGTCATCGTGAACACCGAATATGCCGCCGCGCACCCAGACGAGATCAAAGGATTTCTGGGCGCGATCGCCAAGGGGTGGATGGATGCCATCGCGGATCCCGCTGGCGCGATCACCAGCCTAATAGAACGCAACCCGGCTGCCGACCCCGCGTTGGAACAACGTCGTCTGCAACTGGCAATCGATGCGAATGTTGTGACCGATTACACGATGGCAAACGGTATGGGCGGCGTGGATAGCGCGCGGTTTGCCAGTGCGCTGGACCAGATCGCCACGACGTATGAATTCCAGTCTGCCCCCGAAGCGGCATTGTATTTCACCGATGCATACCTGCCCGAGGGTGGTTTTCCGCTGCAATGA